In Terriglobales bacterium, the DNA window CGCGCGCTCTTTACTTCAAGGCCAAGGCCCTCAAGCGCGTCAGCTTCAGCGAGTTCGAGTTCACCCGCGACCTGCTGGTGGAGGACGGCCGGGTGTGCGGGGTCACGCTGATCGACTCGAAAGGCGAGGTCCATACTCTGCGCGCCGCGGCCGTGCTGCTGGCCACCGGCGGCCTGGGCCAGGTCTACCGCGAGACCACCAACCCCAGCGTGGCCACCGGCGACGGCGTAGCCATGGCGCACCGCGCCGGCGCCGCGGTCAGCGACCTGGAGTTCGTGCAGTTTCATCCCACCGCGCTCTACCTGAAGGGAGCGCCGCGCTTCCTGCTCTCGGAGGCGCTGCGCGGCGAAGGCGCCTACCTGCGCAACGCCGAGATGACGCGCTTCATGCCCAAGTATCACGACCTGGCCGAGCTGGCGCCCCGCGACGTGGTGGCCCGCGCCATCGCGCACGAATTGGAAGTCAGCCGCGCTCCCGAGCCCGTCGTCTATCTCGACATGACCCACCTCAACGGGGCGCAGTTACGCGCGCGCTTCCCCCGCATCCACTCCACCTGCATGGAGTACAACGTGGACATCGCCACCGACTTGGTGCCGGTGCGTCCCGCCGCCCACTACGCCATGGGCGGGGTCAAGACGGACCTCGACGGCCGCACCAGCTTGAAAGGGCTCTATGCCGCCGGGGAGGTGGCCTGCACCGGAGTCCACGGAGCCAACCGCCTGGCCTCCAATTCCCTGCTGGAAGGACTGGTCTACGGCGCGCGCGCCGCCGAGGTCATGCAGCAGGAGGCGCCGCCCGCTCCCGCGCACGCCGGCCGCGCCGCCCACGCCGCTGATCCTCCCCAGCCCACCGCCGACAAGGCCGCCTGCCAGACCACAGAGGCGCTGATCGAGGAGGTCCGGGCGCTGATGTGGAACAAGGTGGGCGTGGTGCGCAGCGGCCACGGCCTGCGCGAGGCCCTGCGCCGGCTGGAGGAGTGGCGCGACCGGCTGCCTGCCGGCGACACCCGCCGCCAGGGCGAGGCTCGCAACATCCACCTGACCGGCTGGCTGATCGCGCGCTCCGCGCTGGCGCGCGAGGAGAGCCGCGGCGCCCACTACCGCACCGACTTCCCCGCCCACGACGACGCCCGCTTCAGGAAGCATTCGGTGGTGCGGGGCGAGAGGGTGACGTTCGAGTAGTCCTTTCCTCTTGGATCCCGAGCGCAGCGAGGGACCCCTATACCCGCAAAAGCGCTGGCGCTGGACCCTGGTAAGGGCACCGTTTCAGCCGTGCCGCAAACCGCCCATTGAGATTCTCATCCTGAGCGAGCCACGACCGAGTCCGACGCGACAGCCGAGGGCGAAGGAGCGGCGATGCGAAGGATCTCGGGTTTCTCCCTGGCGATAGGGGTCCCTCGCTTCGCTCGGGATCTTCAAGGTGAGCCAGGTGCCGCCTTCTTCGCCGGAAACAGCAACGACGCTCCCACCGCCACCGCCAGCACTCCACCCACCACGCACAGCGCCACCCAGGTGGGGATGGGGTAGGCGTGCGCCAGCAGCATCTTCACCCCGATGAACACCAACACCACCGCCAGCCCGTGGTGCAGGTAGTGGAAGAGGTCCATCATGCCGGCCAGCACGAAGTAGAGGGCGCGCAGCCCCAGGATGGCGAAGACGTTGGAGGTGTACACGATGAAAGCGTCGCGGGTGATGGCCAGGATGGCGGGGATGGAGTCAGTGGCAAAGAGCACGTCCGTGGTCTCCACCACCAGCAGCACCGCCAGCAGCGGCGTGGCCATCCAGCGTCCTGCCTGGCGCACCAGCAGCTTGTTGTCCACGTAGTCGTGGGTCGAAGGCACAAGGCGCTTGAAGAGCCGCAGCAGCGGGTTCTTCTCCGGGTGGATCTCTTCTTTGCGGTGGTGCAAGAGCTTTAACCCGCTGTAGATGAGGAAACCGCCGAAGATGTAGATCACCCACTCGAAGCGCGCCAGCAGCGTCACTCCAGCGGCGATGAACGCGCCGCGCATGAGCAGCGCCCCCACCACGCCCCAGAACAGCACCGTGTGCTGGTGCAGCCGCGGTACCTTGAAGTAGCGGAAGATCAGCAGGAAGACGAAGAGGTTGTCGACGCTCAGCGACTTCTCCAGCAGGTAGCCGGTCAGGTAGTCGAGCGCGTCGTGGGGCCCGCGCCACCAGCGCAGCAACACCCAGAAGCCGAGGGAGAGCGCGACCCACATCAGGCTCCAGCCCGCGGCCTCGCGGAAACGCATCTCCCGCGCCCGCCGGTGGAAGATCCCCAGGTCCAGCGCCAGCATGGCCAGTACGAAGAGATTGAAGGCGATCCAGATGCTCAGCGGGACGTGAGGGGCGGCGGGCATGGGAGCGCCGCTAATTGTAGCGCGCAGCACTCAGCAAGCAGCAATCAGCATGCAGCACTCAGCGTTCAGCCAGCCAACGGTCGAGGCGTCATCCTGAGGCGCTTCAGCGCCGAACAATCTCGCGTGGGGCTAGGCTGCGTCATCCTTGTTGAGGTTCTGTACACTCTTAATGACCTCTGAGGAACGCACAACTTTCGAACTCATAGACCGATACGCCAGAGGCCGGCACCAGTTCTTCCTTGCAGAAATGTTCTTGAGCAAGACGAAGGACGAGTGCATCCTCTGCCTCCGCCCGGCGAATGTCAGCCCGACGGATAGCGCGCGGTTTGCCTGCCGCTACGTTCGCATCGGGGTCCATCACGTTCGGCAGATCGGCCTGGTTGGGGCCTTGAGTGTGGTCGTGCCCGAGACTTTGGAGCGCGAACTGCTGTCCCTGACCGATCAAGCTGCCGGCAACCGCTGAGCGCCAAACCCCGTTCCCTATAGGGGTCCCTCGCTTCGCTCGGGAGCTCAAAGAGAACAGGTCCGGCTGAATGCTGAGTGCTAGCTCAGCACCTCCCACCCTCTCCGCCCCAAGTCCCAGAACAAGAACCACAGGCAGACCGCCGCCGCCGCTAACAGCGCCAGCCCGGTCAGCCAGCGGCCGAAGATGAGGTCGCCGATGCCGAAGAGCGCGCCGTAGATCATGGCGCAGCCCGCCAGCCAGTCGGCCGCCGACCACGCCAGGCTCTGCCGCGACTCCCCGCCCTCGGCGGCCGCGATCCTGCCCCATCCCGCCGGTGACGGCCGCACCTTGCGGTAAAACGCCCGCAGGTGGGCCTCGGGCTCGGGCGACGTGAGGAAGGTCGCCACCAGCCAGCTCACAGTGGTGAAGGCGGTGGTCAGGATCATCAGCCAGGCGAAGCCGTGGGGATCGGCGGAGTCCAACGGCTTCGCCGGCAGCAGCGGATCGAAGCGCCGCAGCCACGTGGCAAAGCCGGTGGCCGCGGACGACTGCAGGAAGAGCGACGAGACCGCTGCCGCCGTCATGGCGCTGACCTCCGACCAGGCGTTGATCCGCCACCAGAACCAGCGCAGCATGAAGACCAGCCCCGCCCCCGCCCCCACCGCAATCAGGAACTTCCAGGCGTGTTCGATGGATTCCATGTAGTAGGTGGCGCCCGCCGCCAGGAGGGTCACAAACACGGTGGCCAGGCGCGAGACGCGCACGTAGTGGCGCTCGGCCTCTTTGGGCCGCAGAAAGCGCCGGTAGAAGTCGTTGACCAGATACGACGCGCCCAGATTGATGTGCGTGCCCACGGTCGACATGTAGGCCGCGGCGAAGCCCGCCAGCATCAGCCCGCGCAGGCTGGCGGGCAGGTCGGCGATCATCACCCGGATGTAGCCGGTCTCCGGGTCCTTGAGGTTGGGGAAGACCACCACCGCCACCAGCGCGGCGATGATCCACGGCCACGGCCGCATCACGTAGTAGCAGAGGTTGAACCACAGGGTGGCAGCCAGGGAGTTCTTCTCGTCCTTGGCGCAAAAGATGCGCTGGGCCACGTAGCCGCCGCCGCCGGGCTCGGCCCCCGGATACCAGCTCGCCCACCAGTTCACGCTCAGGTAGACCAGGAACATC includes these proteins:
- a CDS encoding sodium:solute symporter family protein; amino-acid sequence: MQLTFADWAVIALYFAVNLGIGLYYYRRASASMGDYFVSGREVSWWLAGTSMVATTFGADTPLVVTGIVYKYGIAGNWLWWTLAFSGMMTVFFFARLWRRSGVITDMELAELRYAGKPAAFLRGFRALYLALAVNTIILGWVNLAMAKILELTLGVKKLEAVMFCLALTLVYTAISGLWAVLWTDLLQFVLKMTMVIALAVFAVRAIGGMGALTSQIAQHDAATGMHTLAYVPDWSSGWFLMFLVYLSVNWWASWYPGAEPGGGGYVAQRIFCAKDEKNSLAATLWFNLCYYVMRPWPWIIAALVAVVVFPNLKDPETGYIRVMIADLPASLRGLMLAGFAAAYMSTVGTHINLGASYLVNDFYRRFLRPKEAERHYVRVSRLATVFVTLLAAGATYYMESIEHAWKFLIAVGAGAGLVFMLRWFWWRINAWSEVSAMTAAAVSSLFLQSSAATGFATWLRRFDPLLPAKPLDSADPHGFAWLMILTTAFTTVSWLVATFLTSPEPEAHLRAFYRKVRPSPAGWGRIAAAEGGESRQSLAWSAADWLAGCAMIYGALFGIGDLIFGRWLTGLALLAAAAVCLWFLFWDLGRRGWEVLS
- the nadB gene encoding L-aspartate oxidase: MKSLPAETDYVVVGAGIAGLRAAIRLAAAGRVLVLAKTELTESATQYAQGGIAAALSDDDEVSLHFQDTLNAGDGLCNEEAARILTEEGPERIQELIDWGTEFDRAGAHLTFTREAAHSRNRILHAHGDSTGREIARALYFKAKALKRVSFSEFEFTRDLLVEDGRVCGVTLIDSKGEVHTLRAAAVLLATGGLGQVYRETTNPSVATGDGVAMAHRAGAAVSDLEFVQFHPTALYLKGAPRFLLSEALRGEGAYLRNAEMTRFMPKYHDLAELAPRDVVARAIAHELEVSRAPEPVVYLDMTHLNGAQLRARFPRIHSTCMEYNVDIATDLVPVRPAAHYAMGGVKTDLDGRTSLKGLYAAGEVACTGVHGANRLASNSLLEGLVYGARAAEVMQQEAPPAPAHAGRAAHAADPPQPTADKAACQTTEALIEEVRALMWNKVGVVRSGHGLREALRRLEEWRDRLPAGDTRRQGEARNIHLTGWLIARSALAREESRGAHYRTDFPAHDDARFRKHSVVRGERVTFE
- a CDS encoding TerC family protein, with protein sequence MPAAPHVPLSIWIAFNLFVLAMLALDLGIFHRRAREMRFREAAGWSLMWVALSLGFWVLLRWWRGPHDALDYLTGYLLEKSLSVDNLFVFLLIFRYFKVPRLHQHTVLFWGVVGALLMRGAFIAAGVTLLARFEWVIYIFGGFLIYSGLKLLHHRKEEIHPEKNPLLRLFKRLVPSTHDYVDNKLLVRQAGRWMATPLLAVLLVVETTDVLFATDSIPAILAITRDAFIVYTSNVFAILGLRALYFVLAGMMDLFHYLHHGLAVVLVFIGVKMLLAHAYPIPTWVALCVVGGVLAVAVGASLLFPAKKAAPGSP